Within the Candidatus Saccharibacteria bacterium oral taxon 488 genome, the region CATTATACCAGAGGTGGCGCTATTTATACAGCCCCGCCTGTGAAAAGAGTTGTTTTACTGCCGTCCTTAGGTCGCTATGTGGCATCACCAGCACCTCCGGCGAAAACACCATAATAACAACATCAAACCCACCCCGAATATGTGGCAACTCGAGTCGGATAATTTCGTAAATTCGGCGACGTACGCGGTTGCGTTTGACGGCGGATTTAAGCACCTTTTTACTAATCACTACCGAAAACCGACCATGGCGACGGTGCGGATTGACAATATATTTCATGGTGAGCTGCGATGAGCGAATTGCCCGCCCGCGCGCATAGACATAGCGCAGGCTACCATGACCATGAAATCGGTTGACGTGACGTAACATAAGTCCAGTATAGCAAAATCCCGCCCTGTTAGGCGAGGCGGGAGTTTGCGTTCTAGATAGCGATTTTAGCGCGACCCTTGAGGCGACGACGCTTCAGGACAGCGCGGCCAGCCTTGGTCGAAA harbors:
- the rnpA gene encoding ribonuclease P protein component, with the protein product MLRHVNRFHGHGSLRYVYARGRAIRSSQLTMKYIVNPHRRHGRFSVVISKKVLKSAVKRNRVRRRIYEIIRLELPHIRGGFDVVIMVFSPEVLVMPHSDLRTAVKQLFSQAGLYK
- the rpmH gene encoding 50S ribosomal protein L34, with translation MPKRTFQPHKRHRAKTHGFRARVSTKAGRAVLKRRRLKGRAKIAI